A window of the Lolium perenne isolate Kyuss_39 chromosome 7, Kyuss_2.0, whole genome shotgun sequence genome harbors these coding sequences:
- the LOC127318702 gene encoding uncharacterized protein, translated as MDTALLSVLVDHHNRGDHAQNDWKPHVYNACIKHVKETCNIVINKDKIVARIKTFDKHYEVINKMLSQSGFGWDWDNNMVSVDSDEVWARYVEANKDAAPYRYKEVKNWQAISTIYSKDHATGAGARTGGECAQVGSSSVPQVVVEDDEETPELPKKKKQRTADAIMSMVGELRMTFEEALNSTAPLPPPPPPAAPKVTPSSEILVELKKIPDLVGNELLIAYGKVTANERTFESLMALPMELRKVWLMTLP; from the exons ATGGACACTGCATTATTGTCCGTTCTTGTTGACCATCACAACAGAGGTGACCATGCACAAAATGATTGGAAGCCACATGTGTACAATGCTTGCATAAAGCATGTGAAGGAGACATGTAATATTGTCATCAACAAAGACAAGATAGTAGCAAGAATTAAAACATTTGACAAGCATTATGAAGTCATCAACAAGATGCTTTCCCAGAGTGGCTTTGGATGGGATTGGGATAATAACATGGTGAGTGTTGACAGTGATGAAGTGTGGGCTAGATATGTGGAG GCAAACAAGGATGCAGCTCCATATAGGTACAAAGAAGTGAAGAATTGGCAAGCTATCTCTACTATATATTCAAAAGACCATGCCACGGGTGCAGGTGCAAGGACAGGAGGTGAGTGTGCTCAAGTTGGATCCTCATCCGTTCCTCAGGTGGTGGTTGAGGATGATGAAGAAACTCCTGAGCTGCCTAAGAAGAAGAAGCAACGCACTGCTGATGCTATCATGAGCATGGTGGGAGAGCTGAGAATGACGTTTGAGGAGGCTTTGAACTCAACCgccccactaccaccaccaccaccaccagcagcACCAAAGGTTACTCCTTCATCTGAAATCTTGGTTGAACTAAAGAAAATACCAGATTTGGTGGGTAATGAGCTGTTGATAGCTTATGGGAAGGTCACGGCCAACGAGCGCACCTTCGAATCACTCATGGCACTACCCATGGAACTGAGGAAGGTATGGCTCATGACCTTGCCTTGA